The following proteins come from a genomic window of Pichia kudriavzevii chromosome 1, complete sequence:
- a CDS encoding uncharacterized protein (PKUD0A08710), with protein sequence MSVNMSASLSGGFATSSPRKRGQRKRSGGYVDCSNRHNDIKEVNKKGIYGTDEEEMYSSGILSPIRIEEDMEEDVKVTSMERSGMDGAPRLSCRDDDQEDGGSDMGDFHGENASSDADVTIQRVREFIENKRRVLVEAKRKRREGASVTNNIPQREKERGGTSPPGNSKTVKLDKHQRKLRQLVHKIHKQPFDINWSTEEWNLFRLYLKEWKLSGDDKMLDKFVVEDLFNCTVDELHVRLKSLKRFIGKRSSNRKLVG encoded by the coding sequence ATGAGTGTCAACATGAGTGCTAGTTTGTCTGGTGGGTTTGCGACGTCCTCGCCGAGAAAGAGGGGGCAACGGAAACGGTCTGGTGGTTATGTGGATTGCAGCAACAGACACAATGACATCAAAGAAGTCAATAAAAAAGGGATTTATGGCACCGATGAGGAGGAGATGTACAGTTCTGGCATTTTATCTCCCATACGGATAGAGGAGGACATGGAGGAGGATGTGAAGGTGACAAGCATGGAGAGAAGTGGGATGGATGGTGCGCCTCGATTGAGTTGTAGGGATGACGATCAGGAGGATGGTGGTAGTGATATGGGGGATTTCCATGGAGAGAATGCGTCATCCGATGCAGACGTGACAATACAACGAGTCAGGGagtttattgaaaataaacgGAGGGTGCTGGTGGAGGCCAAACGAAAGAGACGGGAGGGTGCATCTGTAACAAACAACATACCacagagagagaaagagcGTGGAGGGACAAGTCCCCCTGGGAACAGCAAGACGGTCAAGTTAGACAAACACCAGAGAAAACTACGTCAGCTAGTGCACAAGATCCACAAGCAACCATTTGACATTAATTGGAGTACCGAGGAATGGAACTTATTTCGGCTGTATCTGAAAGAATGGAAGCTCAGTGGCGACGATAAAATGCTAGACAAGTTTGTAGTTGAAGATCTATTCAACTGTACCGTTGACGAGCTGCATGTGCGGCTCAAGAGCCTGAAGAGGTTTATTGGGAAGAGGTCATCAAACAGGAAACTTGTTGGATGA
- a CDS encoding uncharacterized protein (PKUD0A08695), whose product MLARTVLRAAAQRSMRVGAVTPPRAFHSSRIAKVDIDAEIKCRELLDKLPSLEHLFQNEDGTKRTPSETELKTIAYLNTYSKERRLSLMEQLFTFPKKYEDLYLENDEDLYKLKASSGLIIDKIPYEDTATGEIKWKIVRDGEEKEGWENIAHVLFVPAFAFLVVAIFFRDDMDVTEWAKRELLYRVKTRAEEENDTAVLDSFKKHGDDPTSYKFDLAAFSKDDDVIVERILSGEYDKMAKLKVKQSSMGN is encoded by the coding sequence ATGCTGGCAAGAACCGTATTGAGAGCAGCAGCTCAGAGGAGCATGAGAGTTGGGGCAGTTACCCCTCCAAGGGCGTTCCACTCGTCCCGCATTGCCAAGGTCGACATTGATGCTGAAATCAAGTGTCGTGAGCTCTTGGACAAGCTTCCATCTTTGGAACATCTCTTCCAGAACGAGGATGGTACCAAACGGACTCCCTCGGAGACGGAACTTAAGACGATTGCGTATCTCAACACATACTCTAAGGAGAGACGTTTGTCACTCATGGAACAGCTCTTCACTTTCCCAAAGAAGTACGAGGACCTCTATCTCGAGAACGACGAGGATCTATACAAGCTGAAGGCGTCCTCCGGTCTCATCATTGACAAGATTCCATATGAGGACACTGCCACTGGCGAAATCAAGTGGAAGATTGTCAGAGATGGCGAGGAGAAGGAAGGTTGGGAGAACATTGCACATGTTCTCTTTGTGCCTGCCTTTGCCTTCTTAGTTGttgccattttctttaGAGACGACATGGACGTCACCGAGTGGGCAAAGAGAGAGCTCCTTTACAGAGTCAAGACAAGGGCAGAGGAGGAAAACGACACTGCTGTATTGGACAGTTTCAAGAAACATGGTGACGACCCAACCAGTTACAAGTTCGACTTGGCGGCCTTCAGCAAGGACGACGACGTCATTGTGGAGAGAATTCTCTCTGGAGAATACGACAAGATGGCAAAACTTAAGGTGAAACAATCCAGCATGGGAAACTAG
- a CDS encoding uncharacterized protein (PKUD0A08700; similar to Saccharomyces cerevisiae YGR038W (ORM1) and YLR350W (ORM2); ancestral locus Anc_4.182): protein MNGTSPKIKAEPFPQPVSSPERLTLSPTNSHPQDKGHRRRRSSSLISKVEPESFETKQDQDIQDNMNANWVHFKGAWLIHIVIIMLLKFFYDLIPIYTNEISWTLTNVTYVIGSYIMFHQIKGTPFDFNNGAYDNLNMWEQIDNGAQFTPVKKFLLGVPIALFLISTHYSNYDLTLFVVNLVACLVVVIPKLPFSHRLRVNIPYLTDQQIVPGI from the coding sequence ATGAACGGTACCTCTCCGAAAATCAAGGCCGAACCTTTCCCGCAGCCAGTGAGCAGTCCTGAAAGACTGACGCTCTCTCCAACAAATTCCCATCCTCAAGATAAGGGCCACAGACGTAGACGGTCCTCGTCGTTGATCTCTAAGGTGGAGCCCGAAAGCTTTGAGACCAAGCAAGACCAGGATATCCAGGATAACATGAACGCAAACTGGGTCCATTTTAAAGGTGCTTGGTTGATCCATATTGTCATTATAATGTTGCTAAAGTTCTTCTACGACTTGATACCAATTTACACAAACGAAATCAGCTGGACCCTAACTAACGTCACCTATGTCATTGGCTCTTACATCATGTTCCACCAAATCAAAGGCACCccctttgatttcaataatgGCGCTTATGATAACCTTAACATGTGGGAACAAATAGATAACGGGGCCCAATTCACACCTGTTAAAAAGTTCTTACTTGGCGTGCCAATAGCATTGTTCTTAATATCAACTCACTACTCCAATTACGACTTGACCCTATTTGTGGTCAACCTGGTGGCGTGCCTTGTGGTTGTCATACCAAAACTCCCATTCAGTCATCGTCTTAGAGTTAATATTCCCTACTTGACTGATCAACAGATTGTCCCCGGAATATGA
- a CDS encoding uncharacterized protein (PKUD0A08720; similar to Saccharomyces cerevisiae YNR053C (NOG2); ancestral locus Anc_6.380): MATGKTEKARRQRQGDLRDGNLRVKGENFYRDAKKVKHLNMYKTGGPVRNAKGDIVKAAYLQDTKIPTARVDPNKRWFGNTRVIAQDALTHFREAMSDKQHDTYSVLLKRNKLPMSLLDEKDTTESPSAKILETQSYSDAFGPKAQRKKTNVAVSSLEELASMTAKDNEAFEEKQTLAPTLGLMGGVDTDEFSAEAKEYIFSKGQSKRIWNELYKVIDSSDVVIHVLDARDPLGTRCKSVEEYIKKECPHKHLIYVLNKCDLVPTWVAAAWVKHLSKDYPTLAFHASITNSFGKGSLIQLLRQFSVLHKDRKQISVGFIGYPNTGKSSIINTLRRKKVCQVAPIPGETKVWQYITLMKRIFLIDCPGIVPPSAKDSEADLLFRGVVRIEHVSYPAQYIPDLLAKCQRKHLERTYELSGWKNADEFIEMLARKTGKLLRGAEPDETGVARQVIQDFNRGKIPWFVPPPEDTEERSGEDKKAHYKRKRAEREAAALAAEQEEYNKEVEELESGDEDAPAEHEGDENERLFKKQKV, translated from the exons ATGGCTACCGGGAAAACAGAGAAGGCACGTCGTCAAAGACAGGGGGACCTGAGAGATGGTAACCTCCGTGTGAAGGGTGAAAATTTTTACAGAGATGCCAAGAAAGTCAAACATTTGAACATGTACAAGACCGGTGGGCCAGTTAGGAACGCCAAGGGTGACATAGTCAAGGCTGCATATTTGCAAGACACCAAAATTCCAACAGCCAGAGTCGACCCTAATAAGAGATGGTTTGGTAATACCAGAGTCATTGCACAGGATGCTTTGACTCATTTCAGAGAGGCAATGTCCGATAAACAACACGATACCTATTCTGTTCTATTGAAGAGGAACAAGTTGCCAATGTCGCTTCTGGATGAGAAAGATACCACTGAGTCTCCGTCTGCCAAGATTCTCGAAACCCAATCTTATTCCGATGCTTTTGGACCAAAGGCACAACGAAAGAAAACCAATGTTGCTGTCTCCTCCCTGGAAGAATTGGCATCAATGACAGCCAAGGACAACGAGGCCTTTGAGGAGAAACAGACCTTGGCCCCAACTCTGGGGTTAATGGGCGGTGTCGATACTGATGAGTTTTCAGCAGAAGCAAAggaatatattttttccaaaggTCAGTCCAAGAGAATCTGGAACGAACTATACAAAGTCATTGACTCTTCTGATGTCGTCATCCACGTGTTAGATGCTAGGGATCCTTTAGGTACCAGGTGTAAATCGGTCGAGGAATACATTAAAAAGGAATGTCCTCATAAACATTTGATCTATGTGTTGAATAAATGTGATTTGGTTCCAACCTGGGTTGCT GCTGCTTGGGTTAAACATCTATCTAAGGATTACCCAACTTTAGCATTTCATGCGTCTATTACCAATTCATTTGGTAAAGGCTCGTTGATTCAGCTATTAAGACAATTCTCCGTTTTACACAAGGACAGAAAGCAAATTTCTGTTGGTTTCATTGGATATCCTAACACAGGTAAATCGAGTATCATCAACACTTTAAGACGTAAGAAGGTTTGTCAAGTTGCGCCAATCCCTGGTGAAACTAAGGTTTGGCAATACATCACTTTAATGAAGAGAATTTTCCTTATTGATTGTCCAGGTATTGTGCCGCCTTCCGCTAAAGACTCCGAAGCGGATCTATTGTTCAGAGGTGTTGTTAGAATTGAGCATGTATCGTACCCAGCCCAGTATATTCCTGACTTGTTGGCAAAATGTCAACGAAAACATTTAGAGAGAACCTACGAACTGTCTGGATGGAAAAATGCCGACGAGTTTATTGAAATGCTTGCCAGAAAGACAGGTAAGTTGTTGAGAGGTGCAGAGCCCGACGAAACCGGTGTAGCTAGACAAGTTATACAGGATTTCAACCGTGGTAAGATCCCATGGTTTGTTCCACCCCCAGAAGACACCGAGGAGAGAAGTGGTGAAGATAAAAAGGCTCACtacaagagaaagagagcaGAGAGAGAGGCTGCTGCACTGGCAGCAGAACAAGAAGAGTATAACAAGGAAGTCGAAGAGTTAGAAAGTGGAGATGAAGATGCTCCAGCAGAGCATGAAGGTGATGAAAATGAGCGTTTGTTCAAAAAGCAAAAAGTGTGA
- a CDS encoding uncharacterized protein (PKUD0A08690), whose translation MSCVEVSRVTDSCPPIGWLTLVNENFEQPLVLVFYPLEISIRNSNGVRITTFHSSNRIAAFAKIKPAGQESDWLLVLTELNDFYILGLRTSIESEFVDVVVIKQFMFTDVMLGNRPKLDLDNERKIVVSQRCFVKVDPSGRFIIIHSTLGFLIVLELKPSKRNLFSSAISNKQDKQTITNKRLLELDRYKVVTDPVVFWIGNEKLVDLQITQHINDSLWFVSTLTQSLQMDYTKRDFLLTKVKKLCLEKSSSQTVDVKPNLVVSNSYFHIYVFNDAHVIYPNPGFEIKCHLSNENATIIENRIILNLNPNEGLGEVFQHIILIDDHSYLIFTVDGQFYYLHVDYEIQCPDQEHAGVNKRTRSSFEEDRVNMAQEVIIKEWKLRKLNNVDFMFHFHIDKIDNQYTTINKHSRQVTFKLDNFDIIDVNVAESTISLPISSISFDCDELCYTCGDSGLSLIKSSNHEIMKQNERIKYHVTLGEFMITLNEVYQPEHSQRIDVYSKNKSLLSSYEIERDASVLEIFPFHDIKPYLPGENDFLPSEVQSVEKLLESSFIVLTSTSNIDEYDTEEEYYMRNRTEFLLFTIQSQKHLELKTLSVLKSKIHSITKLDERSFLCWNAQKCFTMGLELYRDPVETSNHLQIKFIKIDEQMMTGDLDTISISKRLNSSFVLLVDPYKGIYVSRINQSNKVSKRPRLMFNWNLISTLDVFSENTIIVGDILGNVIIFSVDYKLGKVPAVQVFSRFNLNSGGIGVIKCREQKMTNSETIEFAFVGTSDGAIFQLNIHRDWRKSAKSLNSFMKAEVEKWQNNFEMVADSNDVLLRSINLVDRPLLDDYFRVTTTTKSLFLRTLPISIFDIAVEKENIVIM comes from the coding sequence ATGTCCTGTGTGGAAGTATCCCGTGTAACAGACTCTTGTCCTCCCATAGGATGGCTAACGTTGGTGAACGAGAACTTTGAGCAGCCCCTGGTTCTTGTGTTTTACCCTCTGGAGATATCAATCCGGAATTCCAATGGGGTAAGGATAACGACATTCCATTCATCCAACAGAATCGCCGCATTTGCTAAAATAAAGCCAGCTGGTCAGGAAAGTGATTGGCTTTTGGTTCTGACGGAATTGAACGATTTTTACATTCTAGGTCTAAGGACAAGCATCGAGTCTGAATTTGTAGATGTCGTTGTCATCAAACAGTTTATGTTCACAGACGTTATGCTGGGTAACCGCCCGAAGTTGGATTTGGACAATGAACGGAAAATAGTTGTATCCCAGAGATGTTTTGTTAAGGTGGATCCAAGCGGTCGGTTCATTATCATCCATTCCACCCTTGGCTTTCTCATTGTTCTCGAATTGAAACCATCAAAGAGGAATTTGTTCTCAAGTGCCATATCAAACAAACAGGACAAGCAAACAATTACAAATAAAAGGCTCCTTGAGCTAGATAGATATAAGGTTGTTACAGATCCAGTTGTTTTTTGGATCGGCAACGAAAAGCTAGTTGATCTACAAATAACACAACACATAAACGATTCTCTTTGGTTTGTCTCCACATTGACTCAATCACTCCAAATGGATTACACTAAAAGAGACTTTCTGTTGACTAAAGTGAAGAAACTTTGCCTAGAGAAATCGTCGTCACAGACTGTGGATGTCAAACCAAATCTAGTTGTTTCCAACTCGTATTTCCATATTTATGTCTTCAACGATGCCCATGTAATTTATCCTAATCCTGGGTTTGAAATTAAATGCCATTTGAGCAATGAAAATGCCacaatcattgaaaacCGCATCatcttgaatttgaacCCGAATGAGGGTTTAGGAGAAGTCTTTCAGCATATAATCCTAATTGATGATCACTCATATCTTATCTTTACTGTCGACGGtcaattttattatctCCATGTTGATTATGAAATACAGTGTCCTGATCAGGAACATGCTGGTGTTAATAAAAGAACCCGAAGTagctttgaagaagatcGTGTCAATATGGCTCAGGAGGTGATTATAAAAGAGTGGAAACTTCGGAAATTAAACAACGTTGATTTCATGTTTCATTTCCATATAGACAAAATTGATAATCAATACACTACTATAAATAAGCACTCCAGGCAAGTTACATTTAAACTGGATAATTTCGATATAATTGATGTCAATGTTGCTGAATCTACAATTTCCCTGCCCATATCGAGCATATCGTTTGATTGTGATGAACTATGCTATACATGTGGAGATTCGGGTTTATCACTaatcaaatcttcaaacCATGAAATAATGAAGCAAAACGAAAGAATTAAGTACCATGTGACTTTGGGAGAATTCATGATCACCCTCAATGAAGTATACCAACCGGAACATTCTCAAAGAATCGATGTCTactcaaaaaataaatcattaTTGTCCTCTTACGAAATTGAGAGAGATGCAAGTGTTTTAGAAATCTTCCCTTTTCATGATATCAAGCCGTATTTACCAGGAGAAAATGATTTTCTACCTTCCGAGGTTCAATCTGTAGAAAAGTTGCTTGAGAGTagttttattgttttaacttcaacttcaaatattGATGAGTACGATACAGAAGAAGAGTACTACATGAGAAATAGAACGGAATTCTTACTGTTCACAATCCAGTCACAAAAGCACCTGGAGTTGAAGACACTATCAGTattaaaatcaaagatCCATTCAATAACAAAGTTGGATGAAAGGAGCTTTTTATGCTGGAATGCGCAAAAATGTTTCACCATGGGACTCGAGCTATATCGTGATCCTGTGGAGACTTCGAATCACTTacaaatcaaattcattaAAATAGATGAACAAATGATGACGGGTGATTTGGACACAATTTCGATATCGAAGAGATTAAACTCATCTTTCGTACTATTAGTTGACCCCTACAAGGGAATTTACGTTTCAAGAATTAACCAAAGTAACAAAGTTAGTAAAAGACCGCGATTAATGTTCAATTGGAACCTCATCAGCACCTTGGATGTATTCTCAGAAAATACCATAATAGTAGGTGATATTTTAGGTAATGTCATAATATTCAGTGTTGACTATAAGCTAGGTAAAGTACCAGCTGTGCAGGTCTTTTCCAGGTTTAATCTCAATTCTGGTGGAATCGGTGTCATCAAATGTCGAGAACAAAAGATGACAAATTCTGAGACAATCGAATTTGCCTTTGTGGGTACTTCAGATGGTGCTATATTCCAGTTGAATATTCATAGAGATTGGAGAAAGTCTGCCAAGTCTTTGAATTCATTTATGAAAGCGGAAGTTGAGAAGTGGCAGaacaattttgaaatggtAGCTGATTCTAATGATGTTCTACTGAGAAGTATTAACTTGGTTGATCGTCCATTGCTAGATGATTATTTCAGAGTCACCACTACAACTAAATCGCTGTTTTTAAGAACGTTGCctatttcaatatttgatattgcagtagagaaagaaaacattgtAATTATGTAA